GTAGATACCATCATAGAAGAGTATTTAAGAGGAAATTTAAATGTCTCCTGTTGTCGGGCCAGGAAAAGGAGACGCTGAAAGGATTTATTTAAAAAAATGAAAATAGCCATTAGTGCCAAGGGGAAAACCCTGTCGGCGGAGATCGACCCTCGTTTTGGACGGGCGGCCTTTTTTATCCTGGTCAATCCGGAAACGATGCATTATGCGGTTGTAGAAAATAAACAGAACCTGCATTTGCCTCAAGGGGCCGGAATTCAGGCCGCTCAGATTATTGTGGAAAGCGGAGCGAATATCCTCTTGACCGGCAACTGCGGCCCCAAAGCTTTCCAGGTATTGAAGGCCACCGGGATTAAGGTGGCGGTGGGAATATCTGGAACGCTTATGGATGCCGTTACCCAGTTTAAACAAGACAAGATTAATTATGCCGAAACACCTAATGTGGAAGGACATTGGGGATAACACCCCTTTGATTGTGGATTGCGGAATATTAGGAATAGGACAAAACTCTTTTGATTGCGGATTGCGGAATTTATGCGGGATGAATTAGTGGCTTATGGTCTGGATTCCCGCCTGCGCGGGAATGACGCATTTTTACGAGACCATCACCATCGATAAGTCCGCAAAAAGTCGATGAAACCCGCATCACGTCATTCCGGCGAAAGCCGGAA
This DNA window, taken from Deltaproteobacteria bacterium, encodes the following:
- a CDS encoding NifB/NifX family molybdenum-iron cluster-binding protein is translated as MKIAISAKGKTLSAEIDPRFGRAAFFILVNPETMHYAVVENKQNLHLPQGAGIQAAQIIVESGANILLTGNCGPKAFQVLKATGIKVAVGISGTLMDAVTQFKQDKINYAETPNVEGHWG